A stretch of DNA from Oscillospiraceae bacterium:
AAGCCTCAGTTTCAGTAATGCGTCGGCGTAATATTGAGCCATCATCCAATCGACGACAAAGTAACTTCCCCAATAACAACGGCGCGACGACAAGAACGTCCTGC
This window harbors:
- a CDS encoding DNA-3-methyladenine glycosylase; translation: MSRISPEFYAQDVLVVAPLLLGKLLCRRLDDGSILRRRITETEA